In Methanosarcina barkeri MS, a single window of DNA contains:
- the hisF gene encoding imidazole glycerol phosphate synthase subunit HisF, with protein sequence MLTKRIIPCLDVTLDRAGGCVVKGVEFVDLKEAGDPVELAKRYNEEGADELVFLDITASAQGRKTMIDVIERTADEVFIPLTIGGGINSIDAIRQILRAGADKVSVNTSAVKNPDFIKESSDIFGAQCIVTAIDCKRNTDIKNNPDKTILELEDGTPAWYEVVIYGGREATGIDAVQWARRAEELGSGEILLTSMDRDGTCAGYDLPITKKLSEELDIPIIASGGVGNPQHIYEGFSIGKADAALAASIFHFREYSIKEVKEYLREREIPVRL encoded by the coding sequence ATGCTCACCAAAAGAATAATACCATGCCTTGATGTGACCCTTGACAGAGCAGGTGGCTGTGTTGTTAAGGGTGTTGAGTTTGTGGACCTGAAAGAAGCCGGAGACCCTGTGGAACTCGCCAAGCGCTACAATGAAGAGGGTGCAGACGAACTTGTTTTTCTGGACATTACAGCTTCGGCTCAAGGCAGGAAAACTATGATCGATGTGATCGAAAGGACTGCAGATGAGGTTTTCATTCCTCTTACGATTGGAGGAGGAATAAATTCCATTGATGCAATTCGCCAGATTCTTAGGGCTGGGGCAGATAAAGTCTCAGTAAACACTTCTGCAGTCAAGAATCCTGACTTCATCAAAGAGTCCTCAGATATATTTGGTGCCCAGTGTATCGTCACTGCGATTGACTGCAAGCGAAACACTGACATAAAGAATAATCCCGACAAAACTATTCTGGAGCTCGAAGACGGAACACCTGCCTGGTATGAGGTTGTAATTTACGGAGGCAGAGAAGCTACAGGAATCGATGCCGTGCAGTGGGCAAGAAGGGCAGAAGAATTGGGTTCCGGAGAAATCCTGCTCACAAGCATGGACCGGGACGGCACTTGTGCCGGTTATGACCTGCCTATTACGAAAAAGCTCTCAGAAGAACTCGACATCCCAATTATAGCCTCAGGAGGTGTCGGAAATCCTCAGCACATCTATGAAGGATTCTCAATTGGAAAAGCCGATGCCGCACTTGCAGCAAGTATCTTCCACTTCAGGGAGTACTCAATCAAAGAAGTCAAAGAATATCTGAGGGAAAGGGAAATTCCTGTAAGGCTCTGA
- a CDS encoding pentapeptide repeat-containing protein, with protein MYPVPVNRSSVSVRTYGKHILFENPDFQKADFQKADFQKADFQKTDFQKTDFQKTDFQNSSSGPCDLDFRLSGDFFHICFHIF; from the coding sequence ATGTACCCCGTACCTGTAAACAGAAGCTCTGTATCTGTACGGACTTACGGTAAGCATATCTTATTTGAGAATCCTGATTTTCAAAAAGCTGATTTTCAAAAGGCTGATTTTCAAAAGGCTGATTTTCAAAAGACTGATTTTCAAAAGACTGATTTTCAAAAGACTGATTTTCAGAATTCGTCATCTGGACCTTGCGATCTCGACTTTCGTCTTTCCGGTGATTTTTTTCATATTTGCTTTCATATATTTTGA